The genomic window TACAGCGAGGACTGGTGCTAGGCGAAATGGGGTCAGCCCCTGTGTTAATCGCCCCCAGAGATGAAAAAATTCAAGGTGGCGGGATGGTGCGCGAAGGCGTTGAAACACTACGAGCGGGCTGGGCACCTGACCCCTTCGCCAGCGAAACCCTCCCCCTGGGACAACTTCTCGAACTTCATCGGCAGCACCCTGAACGTTCCCTAAGACTGATGAACCTGGCCACTGCCCCTGGAGTCGCCATCTTGGGGTCCTGTCCCTCCCGGCCTATGGCCAGCGTGTGCTGGTGGCATCTGGTGACTGACCAAAGCAAACTTGATCCCACAGAGCTTGGATGGAGGGTCAGCCCATCTCTTGGCAGTCCTAGAGATCGAGCCGCCTTGATCAAGGCCCTCGCCAATGGCACCCTCACGGCCGTGGCTGTCCATGCCATACCCCTGGATGAGGAAGATACCCAACTGCCTCCCAATCAGCTTGAGCCTGGCCTAGCAGGCCATCAACTCGTGCTGCCTGCGCTTTGGCAAGAGCTTGTGGTCAAAGCTGGTTGGTCTGTAGAGCAGCTTTGGCATGCTCTGAGTTTTGGACCGTCAAAAATGCTCAACCTGCCCGAAGAACGCTTGACCGTTGGCAGCCGGCGCTGGCTGATGTTCGACCCTGATCAGCTCTGGATCCAAGATCGGCACAGTGATGATGCCCCCAAAGCCGCTAATCAACCCTGGCAGGGCTGCCAACTGCAAGGCCGTGTCGTGGCATGTGGACTCAGGGAATAAGTGACCCGAAACGATCAAAAGGCCAAAAACGCCATAAAGCACGCCCGAGGATCTCTTTCTCAGGCAGAAATCCCCAAATTCGTCCATCAGTGCTATTGCTTCGGTTATCTCCCAGCACCAAAACATGATCGCTGGGAACTGTCGCGACAAGGGAATTGCAAGGTCCCATTCCCCTGTTATTCACAGGGCAATATTGGGTTACATAGGGCTCCTTCAGCCTCTGTCCATTCACGCTCACTTCTCCCCTGGGATTGATCGAAACCTGGTCTCCCCCCACGGCGACAACACGCTTAATCCAAGCATCACAGCTGGGATTGGTTAGTCCTATCCAGTTCATAAAAGGAAGGTTCACCACAAAGCAAGGAAGGGAACTCTGACCACTCTTCAAATTCAACGCAGCATTAAAGGAATAGGGCGTGTTAAACACCACGATCTCCCCACGACGTGGAGGTCGACTGCGAAGGCTGACTTTCTCAACCAGCAAACGATCCTGGACTTGCAGCCCTGGGATCATCGATTCAGAGGGAATGTATCTCGCCTCAGCGACGTAATGACGAATGCCGAAATACAGGCCCAAAGTAAAGAAGACTGGTCCCCAGAAATCCCAAAATGGATGAGGTTGAGAGGTTGATGCTCCCCGGGGAGCAGACGCCTTATCGTTTGTGGGATGGTCCTGCTGCTGCGCGTCAGACAACTCAGCCCTGTTATGAATTCGATGCTTAACGATAAGGCCAGCCTGTCCGGCCCCTTAGCGTGATCAAAGCAACCTCAGCCCATGGTGCGTCCCCGCTGGCAAGGGTTGAAACCCTCCCCCTCGCGTAAGTTCTGGCAGCGCTGGGATCAGGTTTTGGCGCTAATCGCTGCCATCAACTTGAGTTGGATCCTCTTCGACGTTACCTACATTCCGCTACGCAATTTCTGGTTACACCGCAATCTCTATCTCCTGCCCTCAACATCGTTGATGGTGCCGTTGCCATGGGTGCCGAACGTGACGCCTTTCTATGACGTTGTTAAAGGCATCAAACCGCATAGAGATACCCAGATTTATATCAAACATTTCAGCCAACTCGATCAAACCGCAGCAAGGCAAGGAATCAATAGCCCTGCTTCACAACAACTACGCCTTAATCAAGTCGAGCTCACAACTCAACTGATCGATGAGAATCCGTTCGTCAGCTCTGGCAACGTCGGCACCCTTGAAAAACTAAAAAGCCTACTGCGTGCAAGGGCTGGGATGGATTCCTCCAAGCAGGCAGCCGCCCATCTCTTGGGAAACAAATACCTCAACAACCTCGATTGGCAGCAAGAAAGACTGTTCTGGACCGAGAAGA from Prochlorococcus marinus str. MIT 9313 includes these protein-coding regions:
- a CDS encoding dihydroorotase; this encodes MPEAQLLDPIRILHGSDQPVVEDAVLIRDNHLIAFGAKARIQAQQLGLPPKSASQQLLAPCLVDPHSILEDPISGHCETLASLRHAAAAAGYGQLALLPRSSSWRDRPERLQGFLNPNSDVDIHLWGSFSRDGAGSELSPHADLVQHGAVGLANDDLILPIALLQRGLVLGEMGSAPVLIAPRDEKIQGGGMVREGVETLRAGWAPDPFASETLPLGQLLELHRQHPERSLRLMNLATAPGVAILGSCPSRPMASVCWWHLVTDQSKLDPTELGWRVSPSLGSPRDRAALIKALANGTLTAVAVHAIPLDEEDTQLPPNQLEPGLAGHQLVLPALWQELVVKAGWSVEQLWHALSFGPSKMLNLPEERLTVGSRRWLMFDPDQLWIQDRHSDDAPKAANQPWQGCQLQGRVVACGLRE
- the lepB gene encoding signal peptidase I; its protein translation is MSDAQQQDHPTNDKASAPRGASTSQPHPFWDFWGPVFFTLGLYFGIRHYVAEARYIPSESMIPGLQVQDRLLVEKVSLRSRPPRRGEIVVFNTPYSFNAALNLKSGQSSLPCFVVNLPFMNWIGLTNPSCDAWIKRVVAVGGDQVSINPRGEVSVNGQRLKEPYVTQYCPVNNRGMGPCNSLVATVPSDHVLVLGDNRSNSTDGRIWGFLPEKEILGRALWRFWPFDRFGSLIP